The window gtacatatatttgatctctttttgcttttgattctgtgtttggaattacatcgtgacaacgcaacgtataaactgcctgtgagtgaatatcatttcaatgattgaaccgtgttcgctgttccattatttcaccaagtaataatttacatttgtttgcgctaatgcaatctttactatcatttttttgagacttttgaatttccgtacttccattatctctaacctgctctgcatgtgtatcacgcctatgtttttgtattctttgcgatattctactttgtcatctactctttgtcttttatttctgggccCGGCCATGGTTACATTTctcggcacaaagtctcatctcgtgggacatgaaagtatctctctgaaaaagatcacgtcttgtcgcagaataaaaagtcttgtctcccaggatttttttattataatagagagacatgtaaCTGCATTATATtatctgtattattttttaaatgattcactattacaaaaatatgtaatacagtAAACAGAAATATTATAGTTACTTAATTGTAGTAATTACTTGTGGTAATTAATTCCTTGGTAAAGCGActagaaattttttaaaatactccatctttcaaaacagttaactaagCCTCTGAACGCACCTGAATGCCACATCATATGTTCATGTTCTTAtgtgttttaattgtttcttattcTCTTAACCAGCTGCCAAATAACGATGAGATGGAAAAACAGGAACCAGCAGTTCACCATCTGACTTGATCTTATTTAAACCAATACATCATGGCTTGTCTGTTTCAATCAAATATTTGGAAAGATGTGGAAGagataaaagtaaagaaaagtgaATTACTAATCTACTCTGGTTCACAGATCATTTAGATGATGTttagagaaacaaaaaacaaacaatataacaattgtctgacatggcagaatgaaaacactaaaatCTTACCTAaatcaatgaaaatgtaaatatattttgtaatcgaCAATAATTGGCTTCTTCTGAAGCagctggattggaacaaaaagctgcagcctcggtagccctccaggactgaacttgagcaCCTTTGGCTGAAGtggacatgaggagaatgtgtgAATCACGTCTCCAGCTGTGCGTTTGAGCCATGTGGGATCAAAAATAAGATTGAACCGAGTACACATGTATGGCACTTGGGCCTGTGTCTGTGAGCCTGCGTTTGTGCGTATTTGTGGGGTTTGTGTTGGAAAGGGTTGGAATCAGGGATTTTCTGTGAGTCTGGAAATGAGCAAGTGTACATGTGTCAGTCTGGTAATGATGCATGAGTGCGTGTACATGTGCTTTTCCATGTCCTACTGTGCATATGTGTGACAAGGTACTTATATTTGCGTATGTGAGGACTGGAGTGAATTATATTGTATGTCTGTGTGTTCTGTTGGTAAAAGCTCCATGGCTGCCATTACACACATCTCTATGTAGTGGTGTGGATTCACAGAATAGGATCCTGTGGCACCTCCATTTATGTATTCTGGTGTGGATCTTGCTGCCAGTGTGTGTCAGTGTGGGAACTGTGATAATTTCTTTTGAGACTTTCAGTCACCAGTCTTGTGTGTGCCTGGTGGTCACTGGTGATGAAAGCTCATGCTTCTTTGTTGTCTTCCTTTTTTTTGGTCTGGTTGTGGTTTGCAGCCCATTTTAATTTGTCACATAGGCTCTATAAATTCATTTTCTCTGTCATTGTATTACATTGTTCCCCGCAGGGTAGAAATGGGGATGAGAGCCAGTGTTAAGGGggtatttttatcttttaattgcaTATATTCTGTTTCATTACCTTTTTATTCATTCTCTCCAACATAAATTTGACCAGAACAAAAGAGGCCCACTTAAAGGTCAGTTGTACACTCACAGCCTCGTATTGCTGTACATGACAACATGGGAGAGGATGGGAATGGTTGCACTTGACTGGATAAAGACCTTTTGATAGGCAGCAACCTCACTGTGTTGGGCACAATGTGGAAAATTACAACATCCACCCTTTTACTCTTATACTCTTTCATTTTTTGAACTGTTTTTGTCTTTACATTTTCTAAACACTATTATTTCCTTGTTCTGAAGGGATTATCTGTTAATGGCACTCTCTGCTAGGAATTTAAGTCAatccacttttattttatatgttttatctTTTATAATAACGTGTCTGTAAAGCTTAATATTAAGCCCAAAGTGCAGTTTGTCATCACTTTTAGTTAGCTTGGCAGGCCCAAGATGCCACTTACCTCAGAGCCGGCTTCATTCTGTGTGTGCATCTGACTCTCAGCTTATGTCTTTTTCTCCATCAGGATAGTCCAGTTCCCCAGCACTCTGAATAAAGATGACACTCACAGAGCTATCAGCATTGCCTTTACTATGTGGAGCACTGTGTCCCCACTAAACTTCCGAGAGGTGTCCCCTGAGAGTCAGGCAGACATCAAAATAGGTGAGTAAGAGCAAGTCTAGTCTGTGGTCTGTGTGCCCCTTGGCTTACTGGAAAGAAGCTGACTGACTCCAATGGCAGCTTGGCCAGGCTGTGCATTTAAAGGCAGGATGAATGTCTGACCACTGCCCCACCTCTGGTGGATATTTCCTCCTCAGGCTTCTACACATTCAATCACTCGGACTGCTGGACAACCCCACTGCACCCCTGCTTTGATGGCCTTAATGGCGAGCTGGCTCATGCCTTCCTGCCACCACATggtgaaattcactttgataaccACGAGTTCTGGATATTAGGCCGGTCCCGCTTCAGTTGGACACAAGGTAGCTATCTCATAAGTACCCACCCAGGGACATATTGAAGGAGGTTGCCGGCAGTCTGGGGCTTAGGTTTGGTCACTCTTGCCACTTTTGCTGGGAAAGTTCCAAACTAATGATAGCCACACCTTTTTGATGGTTTACACATCAAGCCCACTGGGCTCCTATTGCCCACTATTCAATTTGCatttctctctctcagcagctgtTGTTTGTTCACAGGTGTGTGGCTGAATGACCTTGTGCAAGTGGCTGCCCATGAGATTGGACATGCTTTGGGACTCTGGCACTCTCAAAACCAACATGCCCTGATGCACCCTAATGCTACTTATACAGGACAGCGACAGATCAGCCAGGATGATGTTTGGGGGATCCAGCGGCTTTATGGTAAGTAACAGGCTTGACATCAAAGGAGCTGAATCAGAGAGATGGAGTGAACATGCCGGCCCACAATTTCTGATAGACAGGACTGGACATGTTTTCATcacattgtgttttaaaatgtcGGTGACATGGAGTTGTACCACGGTTCCATGCACACTAGAAGATGCAGCTCTCAGCATGGATGTTCACACATTCTTGCTCACTCCCAGTACATCTAGTAACCTTCACCATGGCCCTCTCCATATTTAGGATGCAAGGACAAGAAGCGGGTGTGTGACCCTTGGTCACGCTTGGGCCTGTGTAAGCAGCGTAAATCCTTTATGAAGAAGCACTGCCCACGGATCTGTGACCTGTGTTTTGGTGAGTGTGGTGAGTTCTTGAGAACTTTGCTCTGTCCTCAGATTGTAGCAGCAGACTTTGGGAATTGCTAATAAGGATGTCATCATGTCACTGACAGGAGTGATGGGCTTGTTTGCTGGCACATACCTAATTTCTGAAGGGAATATGTTTCTTATTTGTTCATAGAGCCCCCAGATGCAGTGCCAACTTCTCTTCTTCCCCCGTTCAAGACTAGGACAAAGCTTGTTCCTCGTGGAAGGGTAGTGACATTCCGTTGCGGGAATACTGCATCTCGTGCTCAGGCAAAAGTCAGGTGAGGATATATGGTGGGACCAATCTGCATGTCATGATGGGGACATCAACTCATCAGTAAATGATGTGAGTTAATTAGTAATGGGATATTGACTGGGATGCCAGCTCACCAGTACTAGGTGATGATGGGGGAGGAGGTGACTTGATCAGCTACATGACACTGACAGTGATGACAATTATGGCCATTAATGTGCCATTTGAAGGGGATATCAGCTGATCAGTCATAGTCATTGACAGGAGTGAGAGGTCGTCAGTAATTGATTATGgtagttaacattttattttgtaggaGCTGTTCAATAACATGTCCTTTCCCATGGAAGACAGATCATCAATAATGGGTGAATGATTACATGTCATCTGGTTGCCAGTATGCCAGTGACAGGGGGCCAAGTATGCCTAGTAATTGGTAATTTGCTAATGACAGATAGGTCAGCTCAGCACTGACATGACACATGGGACAAATATGTTATTGGCATGTGTCAGCTCAAGATTAACTTGCCATTTACATGGGTAACATCTCATTGGAGATCAGTGATTGATCTGTTTGTCTGATCATCCATGTGACATTGAAGAGGATAACAGGTGTGGCAGTTAACTTGTCATTCAATAGTTATGTCAGCTGATCAGTAATGTGTCATTTGATGGGGAGAACAACTCTTCAAGAGTGGGTCATTGATTGGAATGGGAGTTCATTAGTGACTGACTATTGACAAGGAGGACAAGATATAAtagttaacatccatccatccatccattttctaacccgctgaatccgaacacatggtcacgggggtctgctggagccaatcccagccaacacagggcacaaggcaggaaccaatcccaggcagggtgccaacccaccgcaggacacacacaaacacacccacacaccaagtacacactagggccaattttatgTCATTTGATAATAGTGTTAACCCATCATGAGTATGCCATTTCACAGATGTGACGTCTCATCAACAATGGATGAATAGTTGTTGTGTTCTCTGATTGTCAGTCTGTCATATTGACAGGGGGACAGTTAAGTCTAGTAAATAATATCACTGATAGTAATGTCAACTTCTGACCAGTACTATGACATATGGCATGGCTGACAGATGATCAATGATGGTGGAGCAGTGGGCAGACATTCAATGTCTGACACCTCATCGGGAACAGAGCATGTTAGGAATGACATTGAGATCAAGACATTGAGATGGATGACAGTTGCTGAATGTGACTTAATCAGTAACATGTCCTCAATTGGGATGTCAGTTATGCATAACATGTCCTTGAGAGAGATGACGAGGATGTCAGGTACTCAGTGATGTGCTGACTCTACTTTACTTCAGAGATATCAGTTATAATCACATTGACAGTTCATCAACAATGTATCATTCAAATTGATTACTGTACACCCaatgaaatatacagtagcttGACAATAATGTCCGCAAATTGGCAAAGTCTCATTGGCAGAATGTGAACTAATCAATGATGGGGCCGTTAATAGGGTTGTCATCTGACTGGGGACATGTAACTGACTTGGATGACTGCTATGCCATTTAACTGTTATTGTGTCATTAAAAGGAATAGCAGGCAATCCATGATATGGCATTTAACATAAATGTCAGATGATTTTCAATATGGCATTGGAACATGTAGCACCCCAGGTACAGTATGTAGAGGTGTGAATGTTTCAGATGTCATATAACCTACAAATTCTCATTTAAAGTTCACCATCAGCATGTTAGAGATGCTAATAGAGCTGAGTTATTGATAGAGATATCAGCTGAGCAGTAAAGTCAATAAGAGGGATGAGTACTCAGCAGTAGCGTGTCATTGACAGTGACACTAGCTGATCAGTACCATTACACTTGACATGAATGTCACATTTTCAGATATGCATCACTGACAGAGATATTAGCTATGCTGTAATGTCACTTAGAGAGATGACTGTTCTGCATTCATAGGAATGCCAGTAATTTGTCCTGGGATGCCGATCGCTGGGTGCCTTAGATGCATATTGCATTGTGCCAGTGCACCAATATAGCTGCTGTCAATATATTTAAGGGCAAAAAAAAGTGTGCTTAATTTATTTACAGATAGGCCTTCAAG of the Erpetoichthys calabaricus chromosome 2, fErpCal1.3, whole genome shotgun sequence genome contains:
- the mmp23bb gene encoding matrix metallopeptidase 23bb isoform X2, with the protein product MRLIGLRMLLFLLLGLVLSESDSGEAEWFFTAPAGGSRSSAQAPRVKRYAINPLGQKWDHLNITYKIVQFPSTLNKDDTHRAISIAFTMWSTVSPLNFREVSPESQADIKIGFYTFNHSDCWTTPLHPCFDGLNGELAHAFLPPHGEIHFDNHEFWILGRSRFSWTQGVWLNDLVQVAAHEIGHALGLWHSQNQHALMHPNATYTGQRQISQDDVWGIQRLYGCKDKKRVCDPWSRLGLCKQRKSFMKKHCPRICDLCFEPPDAVPTSLLPPFKTRTKLVPRGRVVTFRCGNTASRAQAKVSWYKDGELLSRSVPGQITLKKQELHIIANEFNEGQYTCRIHHSRSAVKGNSWLIRVKDEN
- the mmp23bb gene encoding matrix metallopeptidase 23bb isoform X1 codes for the protein MMVFKKKNSCGKGIAVIDVLMCYYRPVSVKQEWFFTAPAGGSRSSAQAPRVKRYAINPLGQKWDHLNITYKIVQFPSTLNKDDTHRAISIAFTMWSTVSPLNFREVSPESQADIKIGFYTFNHSDCWTTPLHPCFDGLNGELAHAFLPPHGEIHFDNHEFWILGRSRFSWTQGVWLNDLVQVAAHEIGHALGLWHSQNQHALMHPNATYTGQRQISQDDVWGIQRLYGCKDKKRVCDPWSRLGLCKQRKSFMKKHCPRICDLCFEPPDAVPTSLLPPFKTRTKLVPRGRVVTFRCGNTASRAQAKVSWYKDGELLSRSVPGQITLKKQELHIIANEFNEGQYTCRIHHSRSAVKGNSWLIRVKDEN